In a single window of the Halomicroarcula saliterrae genome:
- a CDS encoding DUF7346 family protein: MRTVRDESGTHYILLKESSESSLVRDPKTGAERHVANEKLASVDGESPLATAATAVPDAVRTVVTAAHDEHALGLLVELDTRGPLSVHELLDSYDLCESDLHGLLGEFRAAGLVEEADVFGQRGYDTTDTATDAVAFLTS, translated from the coding sequence ATGCGCACCGTCCGCGACGAGTCGGGGACACACTACATTCTCCTGAAGGAATCGAGCGAGTCGAGTCTCGTCCGGGACCCCAAGACCGGCGCCGAGCGCCACGTCGCCAACGAGAAACTGGCGTCCGTCGACGGCGAGTCGCCGCTCGCGACCGCCGCGACCGCCGTCCCCGACGCGGTGCGGACGGTGGTTACGGCGGCCCACGACGAGCACGCGCTCGGGCTGCTCGTCGAACTCGACACGCGGGGTCCGCTGTCGGTCCACGAGCTGCTCGACAGCTACGACCTCTGTGAGAGCGACCTCCACGGCCTGCTCGGGGAGTTCCGCGCGGCGGGGCTCGTCGAGGAGGCCGACGTGTTCGGCCAGCGGGGGTACGACACCACCGACACGGCGACCGATGCGGTCGCCTTCCTCACGAGCTAG
- a CDS encoding DUF7322 domain-containing protein produces the protein MLDGPDEDGEGVLSEKSPFEPDEFDPSSLGPDVPEAPSPPEGAANNDVTALFWKLVVVFNVALLALSVGPMIAYFEGDVDLGVRITLVGAIAAAYGYFRYRRFTKQRDSDDAAEDGAPADGGEPDHNG, from the coding sequence GTGCTTGACGGTCCCGACGAGGACGGCGAGGGCGTCCTCTCAGAGAAGAGCCCATTCGAGCCCGACGAGTTCGACCCGTCGAGCCTCGGCCCCGACGTTCCGGAGGCGCCCAGTCCACCGGAGGGCGCGGCCAACAACGACGTGACGGCGCTGTTCTGGAAGCTCGTCGTCGTGTTCAACGTCGCCCTACTGGCGCTGTCGGTCGGGCCAATGATCGCCTACTTCGAGGGCGACGTCGACCTGGGCGTCCGTATCACCCTCGTCGGCGCCATTGCGGCCGCCTACGGCTACTTCCGCTACCGTCGGTTCACGAAACAGCGTGACAGCGACGACGCGGCCGAAGACGGGGCGCCGGCAGACGGCGGCGAACCGGACCACAACGGCTAA
- a CDS encoding DUF7331 family protein — MSHHASPDGESDRADDLRSDPALPEAVQTTETYETEEGTVFYDAQNPLAWVQTDTTVALNELA, encoded by the coding sequence ATGTCGCACCACGCATCTCCCGACGGCGAGTCGGATAGGGCGGACGACCTCCGGTCGGACCCTGCGCTTCCCGAGGCAGTGCAGACCACCGAGACGTACGAGACCGAGGAGGGGACGGTGTTCTACGACGCACAGAACCCGCTCGCGTGGGTGCAGACAGATACGACCGTCGCGCTGAACGAACTGGCCTGA
- a CDS encoding DNA-directed DNA polymerase produces the protein MSEDSQRTFGDFVSEGDDGDRPTAEAAAIAGNGDGGASVVDIDERQFQPVEETVEFVVTQVDYTVEGRGDDEFPVVHVFGRTDDNEPVHARVYEFKPYFYAPTSSVAEDRLRQYDNITGWEETDGEGEPYESIRGERLTKIFGQTPRDVGQMRDDFDHYEADILFPNRLLIDKDITSGVRVPARELDDGSLKVHHEELRPVEATADPRVNTFDIEVDDRHGFPEDGEQTIVCLTSHDSYTDEYVVWLYESPDGIEGPEALSGYDPIRDDADLAADVRIFEEEAAMLDAFIGYIEDTDPDVLTGWNFDDFDAPYLLDRIEALQSFDHDYDLNIDRLSRVDEVWRSDWRGPDIKGRVVFDLLYAYKRTQFTELESYRLDAVGEQELGVGKERYTGDIGDLWEQEPERLLEYNLRDVELCVELDREQDIIDFWDEVRTFVGCKLEDATTPGDAVDMYVLHELHGEYALPSKGQQESEDYEGGAVFDPITGVRENVTVLDLKSLYPMCMVTTNASPETKVDPDVYDGETYRAPNGTHFRKEPDGVIRSMVDELLTEREEKKSQRNSYDPDNPEYERLDRQQAAVKVIMNSLYGVLGWDRFRLYDKEMGAAVTATGREVIDYTDEVVEDEGYEVVYGDTDSVMLQLGDIGPADLDGEAEVTDEMREKHPEMDDDELGLIAATIQKGFELEDIINASYDEFASERLHAEEHRFQIEFEKLYRRFFQAGKKKRYAGHIVWKEGKHVDSIDITGFEYQRSDIAPITKRVQKEVIDRIVHGEDAENIKSYVGEVIEDYQAGNVDYDDVGIPGGIGKKLDNYDTDTAQVRGAKYANLLLGTNFQSGSKPKRLYLDRVHADFWDRVEAEAGLDASTDPLYGEFRRDPDVICFEYADQIPEEFEVDWDKMLDKTLKGPIARILEALDISWDEVKSGQEQTGLGQYM, from the coding sequence ATGAGTGAGGACAGCCAGCGTACCTTTGGGGATTTCGTCAGCGAGGGGGACGATGGCGACCGGCCGACGGCGGAGGCCGCGGCCATCGCGGGCAACGGCGACGGGGGCGCGAGCGTCGTCGACATCGACGAACGCCAGTTCCAGCCGGTCGAGGAGACCGTGGAGTTCGTGGTCACGCAGGTCGACTACACCGTCGAGGGCCGGGGCGACGATGAGTTCCCCGTCGTCCACGTCTTCGGCCGGACCGACGACAACGAGCCGGTCCACGCGCGGGTCTACGAGTTCAAACCGTACTTCTATGCCCCGACCAGCAGCGTCGCCGAGGACCGACTCCGCCAGTACGACAACATCACCGGTTGGGAGGAGACCGACGGAGAGGGCGAGCCCTACGAGTCCATCCGCGGCGAGCGCCTGACCAAGATATTCGGCCAGACGCCCCGCGACGTCGGGCAGATGCGTGACGACTTCGACCACTACGAGGCGGACATCCTCTTTCCCAACCGCCTGCTCATCGACAAGGACATCACGAGCGGCGTGCGGGTGCCCGCTCGCGAACTCGACGACGGCAGCCTGAAGGTCCACCACGAGGAGCTGCGCCCGGTCGAGGCGACCGCCGACCCGCGGGTCAACACCTTCGACATCGAGGTCGACGACCGCCACGGCTTCCCCGAGGACGGCGAACAGACCATCGTCTGTCTCACCTCCCACGACTCCTACACGGACGAGTACGTCGTCTGGCTCTACGAGTCGCCCGACGGCATCGAGGGACCGGAGGCGCTCTCGGGCTACGACCCAATTCGGGACGACGCCGACCTGGCGGCCGACGTGCGCATCTTCGAAGAAGAGGCGGCGATGCTGGATGCCTTCATCGGCTACATCGAGGACACCGACCCGGACGTGCTGACGGGGTGGAACTTCGACGACTTCGACGCGCCCTATCTGCTGGACCGCATCGAGGCGCTCCAGAGCTTCGACCACGACTACGACCTGAACATCGACCGCTTATCGAGAGTGGACGAGGTGTGGCGAAGCGACTGGCGGGGGCCGGATATCAAGGGCCGTGTCGTCTTCGACCTGCTCTATGCCTACAAGCGAACCCAGTTCACCGAACTCGAATCGTACCGACTCGACGCCGTCGGCGAGCAGGAACTGGGCGTCGGGAAGGAGCGGTACACCGGCGATATCGGCGACCTCTGGGAGCAAGAGCCCGAGCGCTTGCTGGAGTACAACCTCCGCGACGTGGAGCTGTGTGTCGAACTCGACCGCGAGCAGGACATCATCGACTTCTGGGACGAGGTCCGTACCTTTGTTGGGTGCAAACTGGAGGACGCGACGACGCCCGGTGACGCCGTCGACATGTACGTCCTGCACGAACTCCACGGCGAGTACGCGCTCCCATCGAAGGGCCAACAGGAGAGCGAGGACTACGAGGGCGGGGCCGTCTTCGACCCCATCACCGGGGTTCGTGAGAACGTCACCGTGCTGGACCTGAAGTCGCTCTACCCGATGTGTATGGTGACGACCAACGCCAGCCCCGAGACGAAGGTCGACCCCGACGTATACGACGGCGAGACCTACCGCGCGCCCAACGGGACCCACTTCCGGAAGGAGCCGGACGGCGTCATCCGGTCGATGGTCGACGAACTCCTGACAGAACGCGAGGAAAAGAAGTCCCAGCGGAACAGCTACGACCCCGATAATCCGGAGTACGAGCGCTTAGACCGGCAGCAAGCAGCCGTCAAGGTGATAATGAACTCGCTGTATGGGGTGCTGGGATGGGACCGGTTCCGCCTCTACGACAAGGAGATGGGCGCGGCCGTCACCGCCACGGGGCGGGAGGTCATCGACTACACGGACGAGGTCGTCGAAGACGAGGGATACGAGGTCGTGTACGGAGACACCGACTCCGTCATGCTCCAGCTCGGGGACATCGGCCCAGCCGACCTCGATGGCGAGGCCGAGGTCACCGACGAGATGCGCGAGAAACACCCGGAGATGGACGACGACGAACTCGGGCTCATCGCGGCGACCATCCAGAAGGGGTTCGAGCTGGAGGACATCATCAACGCCTCGTACGACGAGTTCGCCAGCGAGCGGTTGCACGCCGAGGAACACCGCTTCCAGATAGAGTTCGAGAAGCTCTACCGGCGCTTCTTCCAGGCGGGCAAGAAGAAGCGGTACGCGGGCCACATCGTCTGGAAGGAGGGAAAACACGTCGACAGCATCGACATCACCGGCTTCGAGTACCAGCGGTCCGACATCGCGCCCATCACCAAGCGCGTCCAGAAGGAGGTCATCGACCGCATCGTCCACGGGGAGGACGCCGAGAACATCAAGAGCTACGTCGGCGAGGTCATCGAGGACTATCAAGCCGGGAACGTCGACTACGACGACGTGGGTATCCCGGGCGGTATCGGGAAGAAACTCGACAACTACGACACCGACACCGCACAGGTCCGGGGCGCGAAGTACGCCAACCTCCTGCTGGGGACGAACTTCCAGAGCGGGTCGAAACCCAAGCGGCTCTACCTCGACCGCGTGCACGCCGACTTCTGGGACCGGGTCGAGGCCGAGGCGGGTCTGGACGCCTCGACCGACCCGCTGTACGGCGAGTTCCGCCGGGACCCCGACGTTATCTGCTTCGAGTACGCCGACCAGATCCCCGAGGAGTTCGAGGTCGACTGGGACAAGATGCTGGACAAGACGCTGAAAGGGCCTATCGCGCGGATTCTGGAGGCGCTGGACATCTCCTGGGACGAGGTCAAATCCGGCCAGGAGCAGACCGGTCTCGGCCAGTACATGTAA
- a CDS encoding ABC transporter ATP-binding protein, whose product MAVLEINNLHAEVAEEGGETILRGVNLEVESGEIHALMGPNGSGKSTTAKVIAGHPAYEVTDGEVLIHLEDDEFGEDFEIPDDLRTWDLLDLEPNERAALGVFLGFQYPAEIEGVTMVNFLRTALNAKLEEREELFEDEEEEAEESEATKEDAAGYDTSPMEGNVEEGEVGVAEFQEILQEKMEQLDMDEKFASRYLNAGFSGGEKKQNEVLQAAILEPSVAVLDEIDSGLDIDRLQDVSEGINALRDEQGAGILQITHYQRILDYVEPDHVHVMLDGQIAQSGGPELAEKLEDEGYDWVREEAYEAA is encoded by the coding sequence ATGGCAGTACTCGAAATCAACAATCTACACGCGGAAGTTGCAGAGGAAGGCGGTGAGACAATCCTTCGCGGTGTGAATCTCGAAGTGGAGTCCGGCGAAATTCACGCCCTGATGGGGCCCAACGGCTCGGGCAAGTCGACCACGGCGAAGGTTATCGCCGGCCACCCGGCCTACGAAGTCACCGACGGCGAGGTCCTCATCCACCTCGAAGACGACGAGTTCGGCGAGGACTTCGAGATTCCCGACGACCTCCGGACGTGGGACCTGCTCGACCTCGAACCAAACGAGCGCGCCGCGCTGGGCGTGTTCCTCGGGTTCCAGTACCCCGCCGAAATCGAGGGCGTGACCATGGTCAACTTCCTCCGGACGGCGCTCAACGCCAAGCTCGAAGAGCGCGAGGAGCTGTTCGAGGACGAGGAAGAAGAGGCCGAAGAGAGCGAGGCCACCAAGGAGGACGCCGCCGGCTACGACACCTCCCCGATGGAGGGTAACGTCGAGGAAGGCGAGGTCGGCGTCGCCGAGTTCCAGGAGATACTCCAGGAGAAGATGGAGCAACTGGACATGGACGAGAAGTTCGCCTCGCGCTACCTCAACGCCGGCTTCTCCGGCGGCGAGAAGAAGCAAAACGAGGTCCTGCAGGCCGCCATCCTCGAACCGTCCGTCGCCGTGCTCGACGAGATCGACTCCGGGCTGGATATCGACCGTCTGCAGGATGTCTCCGAGGGAATCAACGCGCTGCGCGACGAGCAGGGCGCCGGCATCCTCCAGATCACCCACTACCAGCGCATCCTCGACTACGTCGAACCCGACCACGTCCACGTGATGCTCGACGGCCAGATCGCCCAGAGCGGCGGTCCGGAACTCGCCGAGAAACTCGAGGACGAGGGATACGACTGGGTCCGCGAGGAAGCCTACGAGGCCGCATAA
- the sufB gene encoding Fe-S cluster assembly protein SufB: MSSDQDHLKETDTEARFEFKKDEKSAFETEKGLTEETVRVISEDKDEPEWMLQRRLRALKQFQEMPMPEGWPGAPDLSEVDIDHIVPYIRPDIETRGGAENWEDLPEEIQDTFDKLGIPEAEKNALSGVGAQYESEIVYQNMQERWEEKGVIFCDMDKAVQEHEELVKEHFMTKCVPPSDNKFAALHGAVWSGGSFVYIPEDTTVNMPVQAYFRMNSEGMGQFEHTLIIAEENSEVHYIEGCSAPKYSAFNLHSGGVEVFVGENAHVQYSTVQNWSKNTYNLNTKRAICEAEGTMEWVSGSMGSKATMLYPSTVLKGPGATDNHITIAMAGEGQDIDTGAKVYHNAPDTKSTIESKSIAKDGGRTNYRGLVHIADGAEDSSTSVECDALMFDNDSTSDTMPYMEIQESKVDVAHEATVGKIGDEDVFYLQSRGLDDDDAKQMIVAGFIEPITEELPIEYAVELNRLIELEMEGSLG; encoded by the coding sequence ATGAGCTCAGACCAAGACCACCTCAAAGAAACCGACACCGAAGCCCGCTTCGAGTTCAAGAAGGACGAGAAGTCCGCCTTCGAGACCGAGAAGGGCCTCACCGAGGAGACCGTGCGGGTCATCTCGGAAGACAAGGACGAACCCGAGTGGATGCTCCAGCGCCGCCTGCGCGCGCTGAAGCAGTTCCAGGAGATGCCGATGCCGGAGGGCTGGCCCGGAGCGCCCGACCTCTCGGAAGTCGACATCGACCACATCGTCCCCTACATCCGCCCGGACATCGAGACACGCGGCGGCGCGGAGAACTGGGAAGACCTCCCGGAAGAGATCCAGGACACCTTCGACAAACTGGGCATCCCCGAAGCCGAGAAGAACGCCCTCTCGGGCGTCGGCGCCCAGTACGAATCGGAGATCGTCTACCAGAACATGCAGGAGCGCTGGGAGGAGAAAGGCGTCATCTTCTGTGACATGGACAAGGCGGTCCAGGAGCACGAAGAACTCGTCAAAGAGCACTTCATGACGAAGTGTGTCCCCCCGAGCGACAACAAGTTCGCCGCGCTCCACGGGGCCGTCTGGTCCGGTGGCTCCTTCGTCTACATCCCGGAAGACACCACGGTCAACATGCCCGTGCAGGCGTACTTCCGCATGAACTCCGAGGGGATGGGCCAGTTCGAGCACACGCTCATCATCGCCGAGGAGAACTCGGAGGTCCACTACATCGAGGGCTGTTCCGCCCCGAAGTACTCGGCGTTCAACCTCCACAGCGGTGGGGTCGAAGTGTTCGTCGGCGAGAACGCCCACGTCCAGTACTCGACCGTGCAGAACTGGTCGAAGAACACGTACAACCTCAACACCAAGCGCGCCATCTGTGAGGCCGAAGGGACCATGGAGTGGGTCTCGGGCAGCATGGGCTCGAAGGCCACGATGCTGTACCCCTCCACCGTCCTCAAGGGCCCCGGCGCGACGGACAACCACATCACCATCGCCATGGCCGGCGAGGGACAGGACATCGACACCGGCGCGAAGGTCTACCACAACGCGCCCGACACGAAGTCCACCATCGAGTCCAAGTCCATCGCGAAGGACGGCGGCCGCACGAACTACCGCGGGCTCGTCCACATCGCCGACGGCGCCGAGGACTCCTCGACTTCGGTCGAGTGTGACGCCCTGATGTTCGACAACGACTCCACCTCCGATACGATGCCGTACATGGAGATTCAGGAGTCGAAAGTCGACGTCGCCCACGAGGCGACCGTCGGCAAGATCGGCGACGAGGACGTCTTCTACCTCCAGTCCCGTGGACTGGACGACGACGACGCAAAGCAGATGATCGTCGCCGGCTTCATCGAGCCGATCACGGAGGAGCTGCCGATCGAGTACGCGGTCGAACTGAACCGTCTCATCGAGCTGGAGATGGAGGGGTCGCTCGGATAA
- the sufD gene encoding Fe-S cluster assembly protein SufD, which yields MSTQVHATLSEDAVEQISSDLDEPEWLLETRLSALEALEELDMPDVIQTPGRKWTNLDALDYETLVDPLDYAQDKDRIDAEGVDVLSWSEALDEHGELIEDHFGSVVDPQRDYLTALSTALFSAGTVVYVPEGVDAEDVKIRTTMNSQSLFNYTLVVAEESASVTILERQTTGEDIDGDQYYSGVVEAVAGENAYVQYGTLQNLSEESYNYQVKRGHADTYGSIDWIEGNIGSRLTKSSVETRLLGDSSESQIVGAFFGHDDQHVDIAARVWHEAEHTVADLVTRGVLDDEARSVYEGVQDVGTDAWDTSSYQRENTLMLSDESEADASPKLIINNHDTEASHSATVGQVDAEDMFYMTSRGVHPEKAKNMLVEGFFVPVLEEVAVDELREDLDQLIYERLRE from the coding sequence ATGAGCACGCAGGTACACGCAACACTGTCGGAAGACGCAGTCGAACAGATTTCGTCGGACCTCGACGAGCCCGAGTGGCTGCTCGAAACCCGTCTGTCGGCCCTCGAGGCCCTCGAAGAGCTCGACATGCCCGACGTCATCCAGACGCCGGGCCGCAAGTGGACGAACCTCGACGCGCTCGACTACGAGACGCTGGTCGACCCGCTCGACTACGCACAGGACAAGGACCGCATCGACGCCGAGGGCGTCGACGTGCTCTCCTGGTCCGAGGCGCTCGACGAGCACGGCGAGCTCATCGAGGACCACTTCGGCTCCGTCGTCGACCCGCAGCGGGACTACCTGACGGCGCTGTCGACGGCGCTGTTCTCCGCCGGGACGGTCGTCTACGTCCCCGAAGGCGTCGACGCCGAGGACGTGAAGATTCGGACGACGATGAACAGCCAGTCGCTGTTCAACTACACGCTCGTCGTCGCCGAGGAGTCCGCCTCGGTCACCATCCTCGAACGACAGACGACCGGTGAAGACATCGACGGCGACCAGTACTACTCCGGCGTCGTCGAGGCCGTCGCGGGCGAGAACGCCTACGTCCAGTACGGCACCCTCCAGAACCTCTCGGAGGAGAGCTACAACTACCAGGTCAAGCGCGGCCACGCCGACACGTACGGTAGTATCGACTGGATCGAGGGCAACATCGGCTCCCGACTCACGAAGTCCAGCGTCGAGACGCGCCTGCTCGGGGACTCCTCGGAGTCCCAGATCGTCGGCGCGTTCTTCGGCCACGACGACCAGCACGTCGATATCGCGGCCCGTGTCTGGCACGAGGCCGAGCACACCGTCGCCGACCTCGTGACACGGGGCGTCCTCGACGACGAGGCCCGCTCGGTGTACGAGGGCGTTCAGGACGTCGGCACCGACGCGTGGGACACGTCGTCCTACCAGCGTGAGAACACCCTCATGCTCTCGGACGAGTCCGAGGCCGACGCCTCTCCGAAGCTCATCATCAACAACCACGACACCGAGGCCTCCCACTCCGCGACGGTCGGGCAGGTCGACGCCGAGGACATGTTCTACATGACCTCCCGCGGTGTCCACCCCGAGAAGGCGAAGAACATGCTCGTCGAGGGCTTCTTCGTCCCCGTCCTCGAAGAGGTCGCGGTCGACGAACTCCGCGAGGACCTCGACCAGCTCATCTACGAGCGTCTGCGCGAGTAA
- a CDS encoding ArsR/SmtB family transcription factor, producing the protein MGRLLPTETDASVERSDEPSVLCIDDEATCEVFSALGSETAQDIFRLLNEEPATPATIAEGLDMSVQNVHYHLGNLDDVGLIEVVDTCYSEKGREMDVFVVAEDPTLVFLGTSDDKPAMRRAFESFASVVGVSPLLVSLGNAVSGLLGEE; encoded by the coding sequence ATGGGACGACTCCTGCCGACAGAGACTGACGCATCGGTCGAGCGAAGCGACGAGCCGTCGGTGCTGTGTATCGACGACGAGGCGACCTGCGAGGTGTTCTCGGCGCTGGGTTCGGAGACGGCACAGGATATCTTCCGGCTGTTGAACGAGGAACCGGCGACGCCGGCGACTATCGCCGAGGGGCTCGACATGTCCGTCCAGAACGTCCACTACCACCTCGGCAACCTCGACGACGTCGGACTCATCGAGGTCGTCGACACCTGCTACTCGGAGAAGGGCCGGGAGATGGACGTGTTCGTCGTCGCCGAGGACCCGACGCTCGTCTTTCTCGGGACCAGCGACGACAAGCCCGCGATGCGGCGCGCGTTCGAGTCGTTCGCGTCAGTCGTCGGCGTCTCACCGCTGCTGGTGTCGCTTGGCAACGCCGTTTCCGGGCTTCTGGGAGAGGAATGA
- a CDS encoding ferritin-like domain-containing protein, protein MSLTQPVASDHQLARLLQIGIVLEEVVEARAAKHAAATTANDSQLHELLSEASAESADHRRRLEALVEDLDADTVPFEEIQTLVEAQYESDKDFDGVLYDQLCNEETAYKFYDDLIDSIEASETDFGLDRERLLDVLSTIREEEAAGVEDVTELMEARE, encoded by the coding sequence GTGAGTCTGACCCAGCCCGTCGCGTCGGACCACCAGCTCGCGCGCCTCCTCCAGATCGGCATCGTCCTCGAAGAGGTCGTCGAGGCGCGAGCCGCCAAACACGCGGCGGCGACCACCGCGAACGACTCACAGCTCCACGAGCTGCTCTCCGAGGCGTCGGCCGAGTCGGCCGACCACCGCCGCCGGCTGGAAGCGCTCGTCGAGGACCTCGACGCCGACACCGTCCCGTTCGAGGAGATACAGACCCTCGTCGAGGCCCAGTACGAGTCCGACAAGGACTTCGACGGTGTGTTGTACGACCAGCTCTGCAACGAGGAGACGGCGTACAAGTTCTACGACGACCTCATCGATTCTATCGAAGCGTCCGAGACCGACTTCGGTCTCGACCGCGAGCGGCTGCTCGACGTCCTCTCGACCATCCGCGAGGAGGAGGCCGCGGGCGTCGAGGACGTGACCGAACTCATGGAGGCACGAGAATGA
- a CDS encoding metal-dependent transcriptional regulator → MNTQAQYLKAIYLTQQQADGPASTGDVANLLDVSPASANEMIGKLEDRGLLDHEKYKGVDLTDEGITQARDALQNYCIIERFLIEVLEVEDFRGEAKTLEGVIDETVAERLDTIIDREPQCPDCFNAEDDVCGLLDVEAEVTSD, encoded by the coding sequence ATGAACACGCAGGCTCAGTATCTGAAGGCGATATACCTCACACAGCAACAGGCCGACGGTCCGGCATCGACCGGCGACGTCGCGAATCTGCTCGACGTCAGCCCAGCCAGCGCCAACGAGATGATCGGTAAGCTCGAGGACCGCGGCCTGCTCGACCACGAGAAGTACAAGGGCGTCGACCTCACTGACGAGGGCATCACACAGGCCCGTGACGCCCTGCAGAACTACTGTATCATCGAGCGGTTCCTCATCGAGGTCCTCGAAGTCGAGGACTTCCGCGGCGAGGCCAAGACGCTCGAAGGGGTCATCGACGAGACCGTCGCCGAACGGCTCGACACCATCATCGACCGCGAACCGCAGTGTCCCGACTGCTTCAACGCCGAGGACGACGTCTGTGGTCTGCTCGACGTCGAGGCCGAAGTGACGAGCGACTAG
- a CDS encoding GNAT family N-acetyltransferase, with the protein MELRRARPADRPAVRDVARRSLQASYSLGPKAITSAIAEWYSEDRLAEKLEEPGRVVVVADEAGQVVGFSESIVAAADTATLLWLHVDPAHRGEGIASALFEATREELTDLDVTGLRGRVLAENTEGTSFYEHRGFRQVGTDTVEIDGESYVENIYAESEQWGREAVQTDADRTVYVDHDNQERGSKAPFQVVFTEPEGDNRYGYFCSNCNTLATAMDSMGRIECESCGNVRKPVRWDAAYL; encoded by the coding sequence ATGGAACTCCGACGGGCTAGACCAGCCGACCGACCCGCGGTTCGGGATGTCGCGCGCCGTTCACTGCAGGCGTCGTACTCGCTGGGGCCGAAAGCGATTACCAGCGCGATAGCGGAGTGGTACAGCGAGGACCGACTGGCCGAGAAGCTCGAAGAGCCCGGACGGGTGGTCGTCGTCGCCGACGAGGCGGGCCAGGTCGTCGGGTTCTCCGAGAGTATCGTCGCGGCGGCCGACACGGCTACCCTGCTGTGGCTCCACGTCGACCCCGCTCACCGCGGGGAGGGTATCGCCAGCGCGCTGTTCGAGGCGACCCGCGAGGAGCTGACGGACCTCGACGTGACGGGGCTCCGCGGGCGCGTCCTCGCCGAGAACACCGAGGGGACCAGCTTCTACGAGCACCGCGGCTTCCGGCAGGTCGGCACCGATACGGTCGAGATAGACGGCGAGAGCTACGTCGAGAACATCTACGCCGAGTCCGAGCAGTGGGGCCGCGAAGCCGTCCAGACCGACGCGGACCGCACCGTCTACGTCGACCACGACAACCAGGAGCGCGGCTCGAAGGCCCCCTTCCAGGTCGTGTTCACCGAACCGGAGGGCGACAACCGCTATGGCTACTTCTGTAGCAACTGTAACACGCTCGCCACCGCGATGGATTCGATGGGCCGCATCGAGTGTGAGTCGTGTGGGAACGTGCGAAAGCCGGTTCGGTGGGACGCGGCGTATCTATAG
- a CDS encoding HD domain-containing protein — MGVEIRESPVSDEAFDAMREFVHDYLAASVENEDEGGRMRWYPWHSAEYRFNHILNVVDISTTIAEREGANVDVTRVAALFHDIAKLEAEQDVHAEAGARIAREYLETHGEYPDSFVEQVCRAIEAHSYQDDLSDLSLETQCLIEADILDKVGANGTALMLLRMGYESRTHMDAAEMVDRVIERGVDAKERVESDTAESLVHQRLKRTRWFQEWLEMEVAEMEAEESLDDVATGMGDS; from the coding sequence GTGGGCGTCGAGATTAGGGAGTCACCAGTCTCGGACGAGGCGTTCGATGCGATGCGGGAGTTCGTCCACGACTATCTGGCTGCCAGTGTCGAAAACGAGGACGAAGGCGGCAGGATGCGCTGGTACCCCTGGCACTCGGCGGAGTACCGGTTCAACCACATCCTCAACGTCGTCGACATCTCGACGACCATCGCCGAGCGGGAGGGTGCGAACGTCGACGTGACCCGGGTGGCGGCCCTGTTCCACGATATCGCGAAGCTGGAGGCCGAACAGGACGTCCACGCCGAGGCCGGCGCTCGCATCGCCCGCGAGTACCTCGAGACACACGGTGAGTACCCCGACTCGTTCGTCGAACAGGTGTGTCGTGCTATCGAGGCCCACTCCTATCAGGACGACCTCTCGGACCTCTCTCTGGAGACGCAGTGTCTCATCGAGGCGGACATCCTCGACAAGGTCGGGGCCAACGGGACGGCCCTGATGCTGTTGCGGATGGGCTATGAGTCACGGACCCACATGGACGCCGCGGAGATGGTCGACCGCGTCATCGAGCGCGGCGTCGACGCCAAGGAGCGCGTCGAGAGCGACACCGCGGAGTCGCTCGTCCACCAGCGGCTCAAGCGCACCCGCTGGTTTCAGGAGTGGCTGGAGATGGAGGTCGCCGAGATGGAGGCCGAGGAGAGCCTCGACGACGTGGCGACCGGGATGGGTGACTCCTGA